The following coding sequences lie in one Yoonia sp. G8-12 genomic window:
- a CDS encoding SPFH domain-containing protein — translation MGIFDFLTGEFIDVIHWTDNTRDTMVWRFEREGHEIKYGAKLTVREGQAAVFVHEGQLADVFTPGLYMLETNNMPIMTTLQHWDHGFQSPFKSEIYYVNTTRFSNLKWGTKNPIMVRDPEFGPTRLRAFGTYTVKVADPAVFLREIVGTDGEFTMDEISYQIRNIIVQEFSRVIAQSGIPVLDMAANTADLGKLIASAIDPTMKQYGLTIPELYIENISLPAAVEEALDKRTSMGLAGDLGKFTQYSAAEAMTSAASNPAGGGMAAGLGAGMGMAMAGQMAQGGPWGASPAAAPPPPPPVEHVWHIANAGEVTGPFSKAAMGRMVTDGKLSRDSMVWTQGQDGWMQAGEVMELAQLFTIMPPPPPGA, via the coding sequence ATGGGCATTTTCGATTTTCTGACTGGTGAATTCATCGACGTCATCCATTGGACCGACAACACCCGCGACACCATGGTCTGGCGGTTCGAGCGTGAAGGGCACGAGATCAAATACGGGGCCAAACTGACGGTGCGCGAAGGTCAGGCGGCGGTCTTTGTCCATGAAGGGCAGTTGGCCGATGTGTTCACCCCCGGCCTTTACATGCTGGAAACCAACAACATGCCGATCATGACGACCCTGCAACATTGGGACCATGGTTTCCAAAGCCCGTTCAAGTCCGAGATTTACTACGTCAACACTACGCGGTTCTCGAACCTCAAGTGGGGCACGAAAAACCCAATCATGGTGCGTGATCCTGAGTTCGGCCCGACCCGCCTGCGGGCCTTTGGCACTTATACCGTCAAAGTCGCTGATCCCGCCGTGTTCCTGCGCGAAATCGTCGGTACAGATGGCGAGTTCACAATGGATGAGATCAGCTACCAGATCCGCAACATCATCGTGCAGGAGTTTTCCCGCGTGATTGCGCAATCGGGCATTCCAGTACTCGATATGGCCGCCAACACCGCCGATCTGGGCAAGCTGATTGCATCGGCCATTGATCCCACGATGAAACAATACGGCCTGACGATCCCCGAACTCTACATCGAAAACATCAGCCTGCCTGCCGCCGTCGAAGAGGCGCTGGACAAGCGCACATCAATGGGGCTGGCCGGTGATCTGGGCAAATTCACGCAATATTCCGCCGCCGAAGCCATGACATCCGCCGCCAGCAACCCCGCGGGGGGCGGCATGGCCGCAGGGCTTGGCGCGGGCATGGGCATGGCGATGGCAGGCCAGATGGCACAAGGCGGCCCTTGGGGGGCCAGCCCCGCTGCGGCACCGCCACCACCACCGCCCGTTGAACATGTCTGGCACATTGCGAACGCTGGCGAAGTGACTGGTCCGTTCTCGAAGGCTGCAATGGGTCGCATGGTGACTGATGGTAAACTCAGCCGCGACAGCATGGTCTGGACCCAAGGCCAAGACGGCTGGATGCAGGCGGGCGAAGTTATGGAGCTTGCCCAGCTTTTCACCATCATGCCGCCACCACCGCCGGGGGCGTAA
- a CDS encoding cytochrome b/b6 domain-containing protein, translating to MHWLMVPLFVWFVVVQPNDVQRIGPAAVQFHSVMGLLFVSLALFWTVDYMRKGLASRPGPKLPAKARAVHPILHKVLIWGVFCVALTGFCLGLTSAVLLWAGGIVPIAPPLNMPQANDFIGMVHEVQFYTLAVIAGFHVLFHLWRHYALRDNALRIMATKALHRFL from the coding sequence ATGCACTGGCTGATGGTACCGTTGTTTGTCTGGTTCGTAGTCGTGCAACCTAACGACGTGCAACGGATCGGCCCTGCTGCTGTGCAGTTTCATTCGGTGATGGGGCTGCTCTTTGTCAGCTTGGCCCTGTTCTGGACGGTGGACTATATGCGCAAGGGACTGGCAAGCAGGCCCGGCCCGAAACTGCCCGCCAAGGCACGCGCTGTGCATCCAATCCTGCATAAAGTGCTGATCTGGGGTGTTTTTTGTGTCGCGCTGACGGGCTTTTGTCTGGGGCTGACGTCGGCGGTACTGCTTTGGGCGGGTGGGATTGTGCCCATCGCACCACCCCTGAATATGCCGCAAGCGAATGATTTTATCGGCATGGTTCATGAAGTGCAGTTCTATACACTGGCTGTCATCGCAGGGTTCCATGTGCTGTTCCACCTCTGGCGTCACTACGCCCTACGCGACAACGCGCTGCGGATCATGGCGACCAAAGCGCTGCACAGGTTCTTATGA
- a CDS encoding TFIIB-type zinc finger domain-containing protein, producing MADRQAPVDEHRFPCESCGSDLRFDPADHQLKCDHCGNVQPIESAGPWAGAIVELDFQRAVQKRLDAADIEETRVNTCPNCGAQTEFDPDIHAAECPFCATPVVTDTGMHRHIKPRGLLPFALDEGESRKALIAWLGSLWFAPNGLTDYARKGRKMNGIYVPYWTFDADTKSQYTGQRGTYYYETKTVMRDGKRRQVRVRKTRWRPASGRVARFFDDVLVLASKSLPKTYTDGLEPWDLSALEPYNPEYLAGFRAEGYQVELTDGFTEARAFMDRMIHRDVKYDIGGDAQRVSSVNTAVSDVTFKHILLPVWMAAYKYRGQTYRFVVNGRTGRVQGERPYSAWKIGFAVVVGLFLALIAGFVIANSQ from the coding sequence ATGGCTGACAGACAGGCACCAGTAGACGAACACCGCTTCCCCTGCGAAAGCTGCGGGTCGGACCTGCGGTTTGATCCTGCCGATCATCAGCTGAAGTGCGATCATTGCGGCAATGTGCAACCCATCGAGAGTGCGGGGCCATGGGCAGGCGCGATTGTCGAGCTGGATTTCCAGCGGGCCGTTCAAAAACGGCTGGATGCGGCGGATATTGAAGAAACCCGTGTGAACACCTGCCCCAACTGCGGGGCGCAGACCGAATTTGACCCCGATATACACGCCGCCGAGTGCCCCTTCTGTGCCACCCCTGTGGTTACTGACACAGGGATGCACAGGCATATCAAACCGCGTGGTTTGCTGCCCTTCGCGCTTGATGAGGGAGAGTCGCGCAAGGCCCTCATAGCATGGCTCGGCAGCCTGTGGTTTGCGCCAAATGGCCTGACAGATTATGCGCGAAAGGGGCGCAAGATGAACGGCATCTACGTACCCTACTGGACCTTCGATGCCGACACCAAAAGCCAATACACCGGCCAGCGCGGCACCTACTATTATGAAACCAAAACCGTCATGCGCGACGGCAAGCGCCGTCAGGTCCGTGTGCGCAAAACACGCTGGCGGCCTGCCTCGGGGCGCGTCGCGCGGTTCTTCGATGATGTATTGGTGCTTGCCTCCAAATCCCTGCCAAAGACATACACAGACGGGCTAGAGCCTTGGGACCTTTCGGCGCTGGAGCCTTACAACCCAGAATACCTGGCCGGTTTCCGCGCCGAAGGCTATCAGGTGGAACTGACCGACGGGTTCACCGAGGCCCGCGCCTTTATGGACCGGATGATCCACCGCGATGTGAAATATGATATCGGCGGTGATGCCCAGCGTGTCAGCAGCGTGAACACGGCCGTCAGTGATGTGACATTCAAACACATCCTGCTGCCGGTCTGGATGGCGGCCTATAAATACCGCGGCCAAACCTACCGCTTTGTCGTGAACGGCCGCACAGGGCGGGTGCAGGGCGAACGCCCCTATTCCGCATGGAAGATCGGTTTTGCTGTTGTCGTGGGACTTTTCCTTGCGCTTATCGCAGGATTTGTTATCGCTAACAGCCAGTAA
- a CDS encoding carbohydrate kinase family protein: MILCAGEALIDMLPRQTAQGENAFAPHAGGAVFNTAIALGRLGAPVQFFSGISSDLFGDVLRGELDRSKVDSSPAAISDRPTTLAFVTLTDGHASYAFYDENTAGRMITPDDLPKVSPAAVFVGGISLAVEPCAATYEALVQAHTSDAVVMMDPNVRPGFIKDEARYRARIGRMIDQADIVKLSDEDLAWFMPDESTEDAAHRLVEDGVKLLCVTEGAKGVTGYSPDHTVFVTAEKATVVDTVGAGDTFNAGVLASLHAAGALTKARIAALDEQTIADALAYGAKVAAITVARAGANPPWTSEL, from the coding sequence ATGATCCTCTGTGCTGGTGAAGCCCTGATTGACATGCTGCCGCGCCAGACTGCGCAAGGCGAGAACGCTTTTGCGCCCCATGCGGGCGGCGCTGTGTTCAATACCGCAATTGCGCTGGGACGGCTTGGTGCGCCTGTGCAATTCTTCAGCGGTATATCGTCTGATCTCTTTGGTGATGTCCTGCGAGGCGAGCTTGACCGCTCAAAGGTCGATAGCAGCCCCGCCGCCATCAGTGACCGGCCCACAACGCTGGCCTTCGTGACATTGACGGACGGTCATGCCTCTTACGCATTTTACGACGAAAACACCGCTGGCCGCATGATCACGCCCGACGACCTGCCAAAGGTCAGCCCTGCGGCTGTCTTTGTAGGCGGTATCTCGTTGGCGGTTGAGCCATGTGCCGCTACCTATGAAGCACTGGTACAGGCCCACACCAGCGATGCCGTGGTCATGATGGACCCCAACGTGAGGCCCGGCTTTATCAAGGATGAGGCCCGCTATCGCGCACGGATCGGGCGCATGATTGATCAGGCAGATATCGTCAAACTCTCGGATGAGGATCTGGCTTGGTTCATGCCTGATGAGAGCACCGAAGACGCTGCACACCGTCTTGTGGAAGATGGGGTCAAATTGTTGTGCGTCACCGAAGGCGCGAAGGGCGTGACAGGTTATAGCCCCGATCACACTGTCTTTGTCACCGCTGAAAAGGCCACGGTTGTTGATACCGTGGGTGCGGGTGACACGTTCAACGCAGGTGTCCTTGCCAGCCTGCATGCCGCTGGCGCGTTGACCAAAGCGCGGATCGCGGCGCTGGACGAACAAACCATTGCAGATGCTCTGGCCTATGGCGCAAAGGTTGCTGCCATCACGGTTGCGCGCGCAGGCGCCAATCCGCCCTGGACGTCCGAGTTGTGA
- the dtd gene encoding D-aminoacyl-tRNA deacylase — MRALIQRVAHAAVHVDGAEIGAIGPGLLILICAMEGDDAAKSQALASKISKLRIFTDDAGKMNKSLLDTGGAALIVSQFTLAADTSRGNRPGFSAAAKPDVGRAFYEQFIEDMSALGIETATGSFGADMAVSLTNDGPVTIWLEV, encoded by the coding sequence GTGAGGGCACTGATCCAGCGCGTCGCCCATGCTGCGGTCCATGTGGATGGCGCAGAAATCGGGGCGATCGGACCGGGACTGCTGATCCTGATCTGTGCAATGGAAGGCGATGACGCGGCGAAATCACAAGCACTGGCTTCAAAAATCAGCAAGCTACGGATCTTTACCGACGATGCGGGCAAGATGAACAAATCCTTGCTGGATACAGGCGGGGCGGCATTGATCGTCAGCCAGTTTACGCTGGCGGCTGACACCTCGCGCGGCAACCGCCCCGGATTTTCCGCGGCGGCGAAACCCGATGTCGGGCGCGCGTTCTATGAGCAGTTTATCGAAGATATGTCTGCGTTGGGCATCGAAACCGCCACCGGATCATTCGGGGCTGACATGGCTGTCAGCCTCACCAATGACGGGCCTGTGACGATCTGGCTGGAGGTTTAG
- a CDS encoding CAP domain-containing protein has translation MGQAAMVHACDMLVNDFFDHRGSDGTSSQARVQNAGYNDCIVAENIAWGYPRSEQIVNGWLNSPGHRRNMLHPRIEEFGVGITQGPRGPYWVLVVGKQC, from the coding sequence TTGGGGCAGGCGGCGATGGTCCATGCCTGCGACATGCTGGTCAACGATTTTTTCGATCACCGCGGTTCTGACGGAACAAGCTCTCAAGCGCGTGTCCAGAATGCAGGTTACAATGACTGCATCGTTGCAGAGAATATTGCCTGGGGCTATCCGCGTTCCGAGCAGATCGTGAACGGTTGGTTGAACTCGCCCGGTCACCGTCGCAACATGCTGCACCCACGTATTGAAGAATTTGGCGTTGGTATTACACAAGGCCCACGCGGTCCCTATTGGGTGCTGGTCGTCGGCAAACAGTGCTAG
- a CDS encoding HAD family hydrolase, whose product MAGYDSGHGGKPAPGQLLAFCAETGLDADHCVMVGDSTHDLRAGRAAGMRTIGVLTGPAPREELLPLADVVLPSIGDIPGWLHSENLFTSLT is encoded by the coding sequence ATCGCAGGCTATGACAGCGGGCACGGCGGCAAACCTGCGCCGGGACAGTTGTTGGCCTTTTGCGCCGAAACAGGTCTGGACGCAGATCACTGCGTGATGGTGGGCGACAGCACCCACGATCTACGCGCGGGCCGTGCTGCGGGAATGCGCACCATTGGCGTACTTACGGGGCCCGCCCCACGCGAGGAACTGTTACCGCTGGCCGATGTGGTCTTGCCCTCAATCGGGGATATTCCGGGCTGGCTGCACTCAGAAAACTTGTTCACCAGCCTAACTTGA
- a CDS encoding DUF3572 domain-containing protein has product MQHEQAELIALKGLAWLAGNDELCSVFLGASGGSVDDLRTRATDPAFQVAILEFITMDDTWVIDFCDSVGLGYDQPLRARYALPGAESVHWT; this is encoded by the coding sequence ATGCAACACGAACAAGCTGAGCTCATTGCCCTGAAAGGGCTGGCATGGTTGGCCGGAAATGACGAATTATGCTCGGTTTTTCTGGGGGCGTCGGGTGGGTCCGTGGATGATTTGCGCACCCGGGCAACCGACCCGGCCTTTCAAGTCGCGATCTTGGAATTCATCACCATGGACGACACTTGGGTGATCGACTTTTGTGACAGCGTCGGGCTGGGGTACGATCAACCGCTGCGCGCGCGTTATGCGCTACCCGGGGCCGAAAGCGTGCACTGGACCTAA
- a CDS encoding diguanylate cyclase: MPGRILIIDTIATNRIVLKVKMLAAQFAVDACASKGEAIKMIEENRPDLILVNLSDASQDQHSLCRDLRRSAVSTSIAIIAVGVTDTCRARFAALDAGADDVLPHPINDALLLARIRSLLRVRSTSQELMLRESTSRALGFEENKTAFEGASRIAILSHNAGDAQLLNSSLRAGLRNAITVLHPNDALLGDESGAGRDLFVINAATACQGEGGLFGLVSDLRARTPTRLTMQLVVVPADAPEVAAMFLDLGADDVVPVTSGTDEISLRAKRLIARKRQHDRLRDTVRNGLNAAVTDPLTGLFNRRYVEPHLARLAEQSRKSGRELAVMMIDIDHFKTVNDTHGHAAGDQVLIALADRLRENLRAVDLVARMGGEEFLVAMPGTSVGDARMAADRLCELVNATPFDLGPGLPMLKVTVSVGVALSGQLNPESSAINKICDRADKALYAAKSAGRDQVAFSKSAA, from the coding sequence ATGCCTGGCCGCATATTAATCATTGATACAATAGCAACGAATAGAATCGTGTTGAAAGTCAAGATGCTAGCAGCACAATTCGCGGTAGACGCCTGCGCGAGCAAAGGCGAAGCGATCAAAATGATCGAGGAAAACCGGCCTGACCTTATCTTGGTTAACCTCTCAGACGCGTCGCAGGATCAACACAGCCTTTGCCGCGACTTGCGCCGTTCTGCCGTCTCCACATCAATCGCGATTATTGCGGTGGGGGTCACCGATACCTGCCGCGCACGGTTTGCGGCCCTTGATGCCGGGGCCGATGATGTTTTGCCCCACCCGATAAACGACGCGCTGTTGCTGGCGCGTATTCGCAGCCTGCTGCGCGTCCGCAGTACCAGTCAGGAATTGATGCTACGCGAAAGCACCAGCCGTGCGTTGGGCTTTGAGGAAAACAAAACGGCCTTTGAAGGCGCTTCTCGCATCGCAATCCTAAGCCATAACGCAGGAGACGCACAGCTTCTCAATTCCAGTCTGCGGGCCGGGCTGCGCAATGCCATCACCGTTTTGCATCCCAATGATGCACTTCTAGGCGATGAAAGTGGGGCGGGACGTGATCTATTTGTCATTAATGCCGCTACGGCCTGCCAGGGCGAAGGGGGGCTTTTCGGTTTGGTATCCGATCTGCGTGCACGCACCCCCACACGGCTAACGATGCAGCTTGTCGTGGTCCCCGCTGACGCGCCCGAAGTGGCGGCGATGTTCCTTGATCTTGGCGCTGATGATGTGGTCCCCGTCACCAGCGGCACCGACGAAATCAGCCTGCGCGCAAAACGCCTGATCGCGCGCAAACGCCAGCACGACAGGCTACGCGACACGGTCCGCAATGGATTGAACGCCGCTGTCACCGATCCGCTGACCGGCCTTTTTAATCGCCGCTATGTTGAACCGCATCTGGCCCGCCTAGCTGAGCAGTCACGCAAATCAGGGCGCGAACTGGCCGTGATGATGATCGACATTGATCACTTCAAAACGGTCAATGACACACATGGGCATGCCGCTGGCGATCAGGTGTTGATCGCATTGGCCGACCGCCTGCGCGAAAACCTGCGTGCGGTTGATCTGGTGGCGCGCATGGGCGGAGAGGAGTTTCTGGTGGCCATGCCCGGCACATCGGTCGGTGATGCGCGGATGGCCGCAGACAGGCTTTGTGAACTGGTCAACGCCACGCCGTTCGATCTGGGTCCGGGGCTGCCTATGCTGAAGGTCACGGTGTCGGTTGGTGTTGCGTTGAGCGGGCAATTGAATCCAGAAAGCAGCGCGATCAACAAGATTTGCGACAGGGCGGACAAAGCGCTTTATGCCGCCAAATCCGCAGGCCGCGATCAGGTTGCGTTCAGTAAATCAGCCGCCTGA
- a CDS encoding periplasmic heavy metal sensor, producing MVEDKAPQTRPSRLWRIVLVLSLALNLAVVGVVVGSAVSGRWGEGPPRSFDLGLGPVARALEPQERRAIGRKLREDRSLRGFDLRGRVNLVVAALQAEPFDPDVLLALLAEQSQQIATVQATAQEVMLEQIVAMTPARRRAFADQVLEEMSRARRPRDRTSGG from the coding sequence ATGGTTGAAGATAAGGCGCCACAAACGCGCCCCAGCCGCCTTTGGCGGATCGTGCTTGTGCTGTCGCTCGCGCTGAACCTCGCGGTTGTCGGGGTTGTCGTAGGTTCTGCGGTGTCGGGCCGCTGGGGCGAGGGACCACCGCGGAGTTTCGACCTTGGGCTGGGGCCGGTTGCACGAGCGCTGGAGCCACAAGAGCGCCGCGCTATTGGCCGTAAACTGCGCGAAGACCGGTCTTTGCGTGGTTTCGATCTGCGCGGTCGTGTCAATCTCGTCGTGGCCGCTTTGCAGGCCGAACCCTTTGATCCCGATGTGTTGCTGGCTTTGCTGGCGGAACAAAGCCAGCAGATTGCCACGGTTCAGGCAACGGCCCAAGAGGTGATGCTGGAACAGATCGTCGCCATGACACCCGCGCGCCGCCGCGCATTTGCGGATCAGGTCCTGGAAGAAATGTCGCGCGCCCGCAGACCGCGTGACCGTACGTCAGGCGGCTGA
- a CDS encoding RNA polymerase sigma factor translates to MNASPDPFAGAPDEALLIAYANGDGQAARYLTARLLPRVLAQATRMLGNGSEAEDVAQDAMMRLWKIAPDWRQGEAQVVTWLYRVVANLCTDRLRKRRGGVSLDQVAEPLDTAPSAVAQMLTQARMMALSDALAQLPERQAQAVSLRHLEGLANPEIAQIMDISVRSVESLTARGKRALADIMAGRKAELGYDDDEPE, encoded by the coding sequence ATGAACGCATCGCCAGATCCTTTTGCGGGTGCCCCAGACGAGGCGCTTTTGATCGCTTACGCCAATGGCGACGGGCAGGCCGCGCGATATCTGACGGCCCGGCTCTTGCCGCGTGTTCTGGCGCAGGCGACGCGGATGTTGGGCAATGGGTCCGAGGCCGAGGATGTGGCGCAAGACGCCATGATGCGGCTATGGAAAATCGCCCCCGACTGGCGACAGGGCGAGGCACAGGTGGTCACGTGGCTTTACCGTGTGGTGGCGAACCTGTGTACCGACCGGTTGCGCAAACGCCGTGGTGGCGTGTCGCTGGATCAGGTGGCCGAGCCTTTGGACACGGCGCCCAGTGCGGTGGCGCAAATGCTGACGCAGGCCCGAATGATGGCCCTTTCGGATGCGCTGGCACAATTGCCGGAACGACAGGCGCAGGCGGTGTCACTGCGACACCTTGAGGGGCTTGCGAACCCCGAGATTGCGCAAATCATGGACATCAGCGTGCGGTCCGTGGAAAGTTTGACAGCACGCGGGAAACGGGCCCTTGCCGATATCATGGCGGGGCGGAAGGCAGAACTGGGGTATGACGATGACGAACCCGAATGA
- a CDS encoding EF-hand domain-containing protein: MKTKILTAALLSGLVLAAGAAQAENHRERPDFATLDVNGDGALTLEEMQSRSQARFADMDTDGDGALSADEMAAQATTRAAERAAAMIARFDDNADGLLQQGEMPSRGERRAAQMFDRVDADSDGVISAEEFEAAKARMGERRGEGRGNHRGDGPRDRG, from the coding sequence ATGAAAACGAAGATTTTGACAGCAGCGCTTCTCTCTGGCCTCGTTTTGGCCGCGGGTGCAGCACAGGCAGAAAACCACCGCGAGCGGCCGGATTTTGCGACCCTTGATGTAAATGGCGACGGGGCTTTGACCCTTGAAGAGATGCAATCTCGCAGTCAGGCACGTTTCGCCGACATGGACACTGATGGCGACGGTGCTTTGTCTGCTGATGAAATGGCCGCACAGGCCACTACACGCGCCGCGGAACGCGCCGCCGCCATGATCGCGCGATTTGACGACAACGCGGACGGTCTGTTGCAACAAGGCGAGATGCCCTCACGGGGCGAACGCCGCGCGGCACAGATGTTTGACCGCGTTGATGCCGATAGTGACGGTGTGATCTCTGCAGAAGAGTTCGAGGCCGCCAAGGCGCGGATGGGTGAGCGGCGCGGCGAAGGTCGTGGTAATCATCGTGGCGATGGCCCGCGCGATCGGGGCTAA
- a CDS encoding DUF983 domain-containing protein encodes MSNAETILEDRLTKPAILNGLQCKCPNCGEGKLFARYLKVADTCPVCDEELFHHRADDGPAYLTILLVAHIIGFVIHFWWVYYRPEPWVMATGLTIGSVALSLALLPRMKGMIVAIQWSRRMHGFGHNG; translated from the coding sequence ATGTCGAATGCAGAAACCATCCTTGAGGACCGCCTTACCAAGCCTGCCATTCTTAACGGGCTTCAGTGCAAGTGCCCCAACTGCGGCGAAGGCAAGCTTTTTGCGCGCTACCTGAAGGTGGCCGATACCTGCCCTGTGTGTGACGAGGAACTGTTTCACCATCGTGCGGATGATGGCCCTGCCTATCTGACGATTCTATTGGTTGCGCACATCATTGGCTTTGTAATCCACTTTTGGTGGGTCTATTATCGGCCCGAACCATGGGTCATGGCGACTGGCCTGACAATCGGGTCTGTCGCGTTGTCTCTTGCGCTTTTGCCACGCATGAAGGGCATGATTGTCGCCATCCAATGGTCCCGCCGGATGCATGGGTTCGGCCATAACGGATAA
- a CDS encoding NUDIX hydrolase: protein MGSAITDKGRPIDKSAIRDAATIIMLRDAATKPSVLMGQRGASAAFMPGKFVFPGGAVDANDATVPVTPLSAQDEMRLASESALTPTALAAAAIRELWEETGQILGHPGVWPDPPQGWRGFAATGHVPHATALEFFFRAVTPLGRPRRFDARFFLADVDHLQTDPDDFSNAEDELAHLQWVPLADARQFNLPFITQVVLAELVSHIARGGPPASVPFFRNDDEAHLVTRLDGRSPL from the coding sequence ATGGGTTCGGCCATAACGGATAAGGGACGCCCCATCGACAAATCCGCGATCAGAGATGCCGCGACGATCATCATGCTTCGCGATGCGGCGACCAAGCCATCGGTCCTGATGGGGCAACGCGGCGCGAGTGCGGCGTTCATGCCCGGCAAATTTGTCTTCCCCGGTGGTGCTGTTGACGCCAATGATGCGACTGTTCCCGTTACCCCGTTGAGCGCGCAAGATGAAATGCGCCTTGCCAGCGAAAGCGCCCTTACGCCAACGGCTCTTGCCGCCGCTGCCATTCGTGAACTTTGGGAAGAAACCGGTCAGATACTGGGCCATCCGGGCGTTTGGCCTGATCCGCCACAAGGCTGGCGCGGCTTTGCCGCGACGGGCCATGTGCCCCATGCCACTGCGCTTGAATTCTTTTTTCGCGCGGTCACCCCGTTGGGGCGCCCCCGCCGTTTCGATGCACGGTTTTTTCTGGCTGATGTGGATCATCTGCAAACAGACCCGGACGACTTTTCCAATGCAGAGGATGAACTGGCCCACCTGCAATGGGTGCCTTTGGCCGATGCGCGCCAGTTCAACCTACCTTTCATCACGCAGGTCGTGCTGGCCGAGCTTGTCAGCCACATCGCCCGCGGCGGCCCGCCTGCCAGCGTGCCCTTCTTTCGCAATGATGATGAGGCGCATCTGGTCACCCGCCTTGATGGCCGCAGCCCGCTTTAG
- a CDS encoding DMT family transporter — protein MELWIPITIGAATAQTLRFMLQKRLKGMALSTAGATFARFVYSSPLVALIAITYATTSGQGAPAIPAAFWPYAFAGGMSQILATMCVVALFSHRNFAVGITFKKTEVLLSALFGFLILGDTFTPLTIVAMMIGLAGVLLLSDPPGGIGPWRKRIFNRATALGLGAGVLFGISGNGYRGASLSLAEGDVFYRAIVTLALVTAFQTIAMAMWLAWRERGEIWRVLVAWRVAGLVGITSMIGSICWFTAFTLQNAAYVNAVGQIELLFSLMIGAFVFGEKVTLREWQGLALLTVSIVALVLLL, from the coding sequence ATGGAACTCTGGATCCCGATCACAATTGGTGCGGCAACGGCCCAGACCTTGCGGTTTATGCTGCAAAAGCGGCTGAAAGGCATGGCGCTGTCGACCGCAGGGGCGACATTCGCACGGTTCGTTTATTCTTCTCCACTCGTGGCCTTGATCGCGATAACCTACGCGACGACCTCAGGCCAAGGCGCGCCCGCGATACCAGCGGCCTTCTGGCCCTATGCGTTTGCAGGGGGCATGTCGCAGATTTTGGCGACGATGTGTGTGGTGGCGCTTTTCAGTCATCGCAACTTCGCTGTCGGGATTACCTTTAAAAAGACCGAAGTATTGCTCAGCGCGCTGTTCGGGTTCCTTATTCTGGGCGATACCTTCACCCCGTTGACTATCGTCGCAATGATGATTGGCCTCGCGGGCGTGCTTTTGCTGTCCGACCCGCCCGGTGGCATTGGTCCTTGGCGCAAACGCATTTTTAACCGCGCCACGGCGCTGGGCCTCGGGGCGGGGGTGCTGTTTGGCATTTCGGGCAACGGGTATAGGGGCGCGTCACTTTCCTTGGCCGAGGGCGATGTGTTTTACCGCGCGATTGTGACGCTGGCGCTGGTGACTGCATTTCAGACGATCGCTATGGCAATGTGGTTGGCGTGGCGCGAACGGGGCGAGATCTGGCGCGTATTGGTCGCATGGCGGGTCGCGGGGCTAGTGGGGATCACCAGCATGATCGGGTCGATCTGTTGGTTCACTGCGTTTACGCTGCAAAACGCGGCCTACGTCAATGCGGTTGGCCAGATCGAGCTTTTGTTCTCGCTCATGATCGGTGCCTTTGTGTTTGGTGAAAAGGTGACGCTGCGCGAGTGGCAAGGTCTGGCGCTGTTGACCGTCAGCATCGTTGCTCTGGTCTTGCTGCTCTAA